The Exiguobacterium mexicanum genome includes a window with the following:
- a CDS encoding FAD-binding oxidoreductase, protein MTQLREKIGADVVFTDSTTRLAYSFDATPNYQAMPDAIVAPRSTEDVQAVLRLCHEHRIPVVPRGSATNLAGGTTPLSGGVVMDFRHMDKIVEIDEKNLTVTVEPGCITAHLAQAVEARGLFYPPDPSSMKISTIGGNISENSGGLRGLKYGVTADYVLALEAVLPNGEVLRTGGKLAKDVAGYDLTRVLVGSEGTLAVITQATLKLIPLPETKQTMLAYFEDLDSAARTVSRIIENRVIPATLELMDKKTIEVVEAYANIGLPTDVGALLLLEQDGPLDVVRRDIEAMHAVCLEEGALSVEVARDEAHAETLRYARRIALSALARLSPTTILEDATVPRSEIAEMVRRIEAIGRAYDIQIATFGHAGDGNLHPTVATDARNHEEMKRVEAAFADIFAAALDLGGTITGEHGVGAMKAPYLEWKLGPAGIDVMKGIKLAFDPHGIMNPQKMFAKAAKKRIVQGGLS, encoded by the coding sequence ATGACCCAACTACGCGAGAAAATCGGCGCCGATGTCGTCTTCACGGACTCGACGACCCGACTCGCCTATTCATTTGACGCGACGCCGAACTATCAAGCGATGCCAGACGCGATCGTGGCCCCCCGCTCGACCGAGGACGTGCAGGCCGTGTTACGGCTGTGCCACGAACACCGGATCCCCGTCGTCCCACGCGGATCGGCGACAAATCTCGCCGGCGGCACGACGCCGCTTTCAGGTGGTGTCGTCATGGACTTCCGTCATATGGACAAGATTGTCGAGATTGACGAGAAGAATTTGACGGTGACGGTCGAACCGGGCTGCATCACCGCCCATTTGGCACAAGCCGTTGAGGCGAGAGGCCTGTTTTATCCGCCGGACCCGAGTTCGATGAAAATCTCGACGATTGGCGGCAACATCAGTGAGAACTCCGGCGGCTTGCGCGGACTGAAATACGGGGTCACGGCCGATTATGTGCTTGCGCTCGAAGCGGTGCTCCCGAACGGCGAAGTGCTCCGTACGGGCGGGAAGCTCGCCAAAGACGTCGCCGGTTATGATTTGACCCGTGTCCTCGTCGGATCGGAAGGGACGCTCGCCGTCATCACGCAAGCGACGCTCAAGCTCATCCCGCTCCCCGAGACGAAACAGACGATGCTCGCCTATTTCGAGGACTTGGACAGCGCGGCCAGGACAGTGAGTCGCATCATCGAGAACCGCGTCATCCCGGCAACGCTCGAGTTGATGGACAAAAAGACGATCGAGGTCGTCGAGGCGTATGCGAACATCGGATTGCCGACAGACGTCGGTGCTCTCCTTCTATTGGAACAGGATGGTCCACTTGACGTCGTCCGGCGCGATATCGAAGCGATGCACGCTGTTTGTCTCGAGGAAGGGGCCTTGTCGGTCGAAGTGGCCCGGGACGAAGCGCACGCCGAGACGTTGCGCTATGCGCGGCGCATCGCCTTATCCGCCCTGGCCCGCCTCAGCCCGACGACGATTTTAGAGGATGCGACCGTGCCACGGAGCGAGATCGCCGAGATGGTCCGCCGCATCGAAGCGATCGGGCGGGCATACGATATTCAAATCGCCACGTTCGGCCACGCCGGGGACGGCAACCTGCATCCGACGGTCGCGACCGATGCTCGGAACCACGAAGAGATGAAGCGCGTCGAGGCCGCGTTCGCCGATATTTTCGCCGCCGCGCTCGACCTCGGCGGGACGATCACCGGCGAGCATGGGGTCGGGGCGATGAAAGCCCCGTATCTCGAATGGAAGCTCGGACCGGCCGGGATAGACGTCATGAAAGGCATCAAGCTCGCCTTCGACCCGCACGGTATCATGAACCCGCAGAAGATGTTCGCCAAAGCGGCGAAGAAACGAATCGTCCAAGGAGGGCTGTCATGA
- a CDS encoding sensor histidine kinase translates to MKLRTKIALAMAGFMLFLLITSFGVAWLVSRQQIVDARYDVLRQALSLLEEDERNRQAVLSLHEDSVVLERQANGDWGIIGGEAEEGLRFPVNFGEPALIDDWFVIATSNGLGYAFQDAAVSETLRTLATIFLIIFLIAVAMTFIGSLWIVRQGLDPLRRLETTMERITESGTLETIDVGTSQDEVSTLATGFNQMIGRVEGSMEQQRRFVADVSHELKTPLTVIEGYAKLLRRWGQSDPAVRDEAIDHILTESRQMREDLIEPMLELSRFSSLEKIEAEAIELTEFADQLTERFERSHGVRVPIEATGTWYGHRDSLQRLVVIFIDNSLKYATDTHVTMTPNRIEVRDHGTTLSDDARARLFDRFYRLDEARDRSGSGLGLAIAKEVADMNGWSVGSYANAPDGSIFFVAK, encoded by the coding sequence ATGAAGCTACGGACGAAAATCGCTTTGGCGATGGCGGGGTTCATGTTGTTCCTCCTGATCACCTCGTTCGGTGTCGCCTGGCTCGTCTCGCGTCAACAGATCGTCGACGCCCGCTATGACGTCTTGCGCCAGGCACTCAGCTTGCTCGAGGAGGACGAGCGGAATCGCCAGGCCGTCTTGTCGTTACACGAGGACAGTGTCGTGCTCGAACGGCAAGCGAACGGTGACTGGGGCATCATCGGCGGAGAGGCCGAGGAAGGATTGCGGTTTCCCGTCAATTTCGGCGAGCCGGCCCTCATCGACGACTGGTTCGTCATCGCGACGTCGAATGGGCTCGGCTACGCGTTTCAAGACGCGGCGGTGAGTGAGACGCTGCGGACGCTCGCGACCATTTTTCTCATCATCTTTTTGATCGCCGTGGCGATGACGTTCATCGGCAGCCTGTGGATCGTGCGCCAGGGACTCGACCCGCTCCGCCGGCTCGAGACGACGATGGAACGGATCACGGAATCGGGAACCCTTGAGACCATCGATGTCGGGACGAGCCAAGACGAAGTGTCGACACTTGCGACTGGCTTCAATCAAATGATTGGCCGGGTCGAAGGGTCGATGGAGCAACAACGGCGTTTCGTCGCCGATGTTTCACATGAACTGAAGACGCCGCTCACGGTCATCGAAGGGTACGCCAAACTGCTCCGGCGCTGGGGACAGAGCGACCCGGCCGTCCGTGACGAGGCGATCGATCACATTTTGACCGAGTCCCGGCAAATGCGCGAAGACTTGATTGAACCGATGCTTGAACTGAGCCGCTTCTCCTCACTTGAAAAAATCGAGGCCGAAGCGATTGAATTAACCGAATTCGCCGACCAATTGACCGAGCGGTTCGAGCGTTCGCATGGCGTCCGGGTTCCAATCGAGGCGACAGGAACGTGGTACGGACACCGTGATTCGCTGCAACGGCTCGTCGTCATCTTCATCGACAACAGCTTGAAGTACGCGACTGACACGCACGTGACGATGACACCGAATCGGATTGAAGTGCGTGACCATGGGACGACACTGAGCGATGACGCCAGGGCGCGTTTGTTCGACCGCTTTTATCGACTCGATGAGGCACGGGACCGGAGCGGCAGCGGACTCGGGCTCGCCATCGCCAAGGAAGTGGCCGACATGAACGGTTGGTCGGTCGGCAGTTACGCGAACGCGCCGGACGGCAGTATTTTCTTCGTCGCAAAATGA
- a CDS encoding alpha/beta hydrolase: MIETKQITITPFERERTVRIYTPADYDTTDKRYPVLYMHDGQNVFADEDASYKMSWRAGEYVDASKRDLIIVGIDSAPGEMRLDEYGPWENPYIGESLLGQDVTLGGQGSAYIEYIAQELKPMIDANYRTNPDETAMIGSSMGGLISIYAACVYPDIFKRVASLSSAFWFNQTELEQLIESSDLSGVERLYMDVGRKEVEQPSADGPTNEMYLESSERVYALLRDKVDHIRFEVIEEGVHNELAWRERFPMVISYLFSEEL; this comes from the coding sequence ATGATTGAGACAAAACAGATCACGATTACCCCGTTTGAACGCGAGCGGACGGTTCGGATTTATACACCTGCGGATTACGACACGACGGACAAACGTTATCCTGTGCTCTATATGCATGACGGCCAGAACGTGTTCGCCGACGAGGACGCGAGCTATAAGATGAGTTGGCGCGCCGGCGAGTATGTGGACGCCTCGAAACGCGACTTGATCATCGTCGGCATTGACAGTGCCCCGGGCGAGATGCGACTCGACGAATACGGACCGTGGGAAAACCCATACATCGGTGAGAGCCTGCTCGGTCAAGACGTGACGCTCGGCGGCCAAGGGTCGGCCTACATCGAATATATCGCCCAAGAGTTAAAACCGATGATCGATGCGAACTATCGGACGAATCCGGACGAGACGGCGATGATAGGCAGTTCGATGGGCGGCTTGATCTCGATTTACGCCGCATGTGTCTATCCCGACATCTTCAAACGCGTCGCCTCGCTATCATCGGCGTTCTGGTTCAACCAGACCGAGCTTGAACAGTTAATCGAGTCGAGCGATTTGAGCGGTGTCGAACGTCTATATATGGACGTCGGTCGGAAAGAAGTCGAACAACCGTCAGCGGACGGCCCGACGAACGAGATGTATCTCGAGTCGAGCGAACGCGTCTATGCGCTCCTCCGCGACAAAGTCGACCACATCCGTTTCGAGGTCATCGAGGAAGGCGTGCATAACGAGCTCGCTTGGCGCGAACGGTTCCCGATGGTCATCTCATATTTGTTCAGTGAAGAGTTATAA
- the glyA gene encoding serine hydroxymethyltransferase: MVNTTKLKVQDAELFEAMQHELGRQRENIELIASENFVSEAVMEAQGGVLTNKYAEGYPGRRYYGGCEFVDVAENLARDRAKELFGAEHANVQPHSGAQANMAVYFTVLEAGDTVLGMNLSHGGHLTHGSPVNFSGVQYNFVEYGVDKETEHIDYDVVAALAKEHKPKLIVAGASAYPRTIDFAKFREIADSVDAYLMVDMAHIAGLVAAGLHPNPVEHAHFVTTTTHKTLRGPRGGMILCKEEFAKAIDKSIFPGIQGGPLMHVIAAKAVAFGEALQPEFKDYQAQVIKNAQVLAQGLEEEGLRIVSGGTDNHLLLVDLRGIDITGKAAEHALDAAGITVNKNTIPFDPASPFVTSGIRVGTAAMTTRGLKEDDMREVARLIGRVLTNHEDEAVLTEAHEAVRALTAKFPLYPERG; this comes from the coding sequence ATGGTAAACACGACGAAGTTGAAAGTGCAGGATGCGGAATTGTTTGAAGCGATGCAACACGAGCTCGGTCGCCAACGCGAGAACATCGAACTCATTGCCTCGGAGAATTTTGTCTCAGAAGCAGTCATGGAAGCGCAAGGTGGCGTGCTCACGAACAAGTACGCGGAAGGTTATCCAGGCCGTCGCTACTACGGTGGTTGTGAGTTCGTCGACGTAGCCGAGAACTTGGCCCGCGACCGTGCGAAAGAGCTGTTCGGTGCAGAACATGCCAACGTGCAGCCGCATTCGGGTGCCCAAGCGAACATGGCCGTTTACTTTACAGTACTTGAAGCCGGTGACACGGTGCTCGGCATGAACTTGTCGCACGGTGGCCATTTGACGCACGGAAGTCCGGTCAACTTCTCAGGCGTTCAATACAATTTCGTCGAATACGGTGTGGACAAAGAGACAGAACACATCGATTATGACGTTGTCGCAGCCCTCGCGAAAGAACATAAACCAAAACTCATCGTCGCTGGTGCTTCGGCGTACCCGCGGACAATCGACTTCGCCAAGTTCCGTGAGATCGCCGATAGCGTCGATGCTTACCTCATGGTCGACATGGCGCATATTGCCGGTCTCGTCGCGGCCGGGCTTCATCCGAACCCGGTCGAGCACGCGCACTTCGTGACGACGACGACACACAAGACGCTCCGCGGTCCACGCGGCGGCATGATCCTCTGTAAAGAGGAGTTCGCCAAGGCGATCGACAAGTCGATCTTCCCAGGGATTCAAGGCGGTCCGCTCATGCACGTCATCGCTGCGAAGGCAGTGGCGTTCGGAGAAGCGCTTCAACCTGAGTTCAAAGATTATCAGGCACAAGTCATCAAGAACGCACAAGTGCTCGCGCAAGGATTAGAAGAAGAGGGACTCCGTATCGTATCGGGCGGCACGGATAACCACCTTCTCCTCGTCGACCTCCGTGGCATCGATATCACCGGGAAAGCGGCCGAGCATGCGCTCGACGCGGCCGGCATCACCGTCAACAAGAACACGATCCCATTCGATCCGGCCTCACCGTTCGTGACGAGCGGGATTCGAGTCGGGACGGCCGCGATGACGACACGCGGATTGAAAGAAGACGATATGCGTGAAGTCGCTCGTTTGATTGGACGCGTCTTGACGAACCATGAAGATGAGGCGGTGCTCACCGAAGCGCATGAAGCCGTGCGCGCGTTGACGGCGAAGTTCCCGCTCTATCCTGAACGAGGCTGA
- the upp gene encoding uracil phosphoribosyltransferase, with translation MGKVHVYDHPLIQHKMTIMRKVETGTKQFRELVDEVSSLMAYEITRDLPLTDVEIETPVSVSTQKMIAGKKLGIVPILRAGLGMVDGFLKMMPNVKVGHIGLYRDPETLEPHEYYLKLPTDVTERDFIVVDPMLATGGSAADAIAALKKHGAKSIKLACLCAAPEGVERVQAEHPDVEIYLAALDEKLNDHGYIVPGLGDAGDRLFGTK, from the coding sequence ATGGGCAAAGTACACGTTTATGACCACCCATTGATTCAGCACAAGATGACGATTATGCGTAAAGTAGAGACGGGGACGAAGCAGTTCCGTGAACTCGTAGACGAGGTTTCGTCACTCATGGCATATGAAATTACACGCGACCTTCCGCTTACTGATGTGGAAATCGAGACACCGGTCTCTGTATCGACACAGAAGATGATTGCCGGCAAGAAATTGGGAATCGTCCCAATTTTACGGGCAGGCCTCGGCATGGTGGATGGCTTCCTCAAAATGATGCCGAACGTCAAAGTCGGTCACATCGGTTTATACCGTGACCCAGAGACGCTCGAGCCGCACGAATACTATCTCAAGTTGCCGACGGACGTCACAGAACGTGACTTCATCGTCGTCGACCCGATGCTCGCGACAGGCGGTTCAGCAGCCGACGCGATTGCCGCGCTTAAAAAGCACGGTGCCAAGTCGATTAAGCTCGCTTGCCTCTGTGCAGCCCCTGAAGGTGTGGAACGTGTTCAAGCCGAACACCCGGACGTCGAAATCTATCTCGCCGCACTTGACGAGAAGTTGAACGACCATGGCTACATCGTACCAGGACTCGGTGACGCAGGTGACCGTCTGTTCGGAACGAAATAA
- a CDS encoding (Fe-S)-binding protein → MKQRTELATRMTEKLDYEEMLGCMRCGFCLPTCPTYIRSKDESASPRGRIAIMKGVVDGLIEPDEGVEKTLNECLGCLACEPACPAGVRYSVLLEDARAAITEHKRATGQMPVRERLVRKVVFDGLFLNKAKMETATGFLRFYQQSGVQTLTHKLRILDWFPDQLQKMETILPTVPPKTERRRRPERIPATGATTARVAFFSGCLMDTMFYETNANTIKLLQAAGCDIVIPKTQQCCGALHGHAGEQTGAVTLAKQNIAAFEAEDVDYIITNAGGCGAFLIGYDHLLKHDPEWAERAERFTAKIKDFASILIEVGFLDRVPLSLPEQLITYQDSCHLRNVQKGALAPRVLLQAIEGAVYIEQKHADHCCGSAGVYNLLQPVIANDILEMKMGHVNVTAAQTIVTSNPGCHMQMQLGIQEHGTDSMRAVHLADLLVEAMDHHAI, encoded by the coding sequence ATGAAGCAAAGAACCGAACTCGCTACCCGCATGACCGAGAAGCTCGATTACGAAGAGATGCTCGGCTGCATGCGCTGCGGTTTTTGCCTGCCGACTTGCCCGACATATATCCGCTCGAAAGACGAGTCGGCCTCCCCGCGCGGCCGCATCGCCATCATGAAAGGTGTCGTCGACGGATTGATTGAACCGGACGAGGGCGTCGAAAAGACGCTCAACGAATGTCTCGGTTGTCTCGCCTGTGAGCCGGCATGCCCGGCCGGGGTACGCTATAGCGTCCTGCTCGAGGACGCACGCGCTGCCATCACCGAACATAAACGTGCGACGGGACAAATGCCGGTCCGCGAGCGGCTCGTCCGGAAAGTCGTCTTTGACGGGCTGTTCTTGAATAAGGCGAAGATGGAGACGGCGACGGGCTTTCTCCGCTTCTATCAACAGTCTGGCGTCCAGACGCTCACTCACAAGCTCCGCATCCTTGATTGGTTCCCGGACCAGCTCCAGAAGATGGAGACGATTTTACCGACGGTCCCGCCGAAGACGGAGCGACGTCGACGTCCGGAGCGAATTCCGGCGACGGGAGCGACAACGGCCCGAGTCGCCTTCTTCAGCGGCTGTTTGATGGACACGATGTTCTATGAGACGAATGCCAACACGATTAAACTGCTCCAAGCGGCGGGCTGCGACATCGTCATCCCGAAAACGCAACAGTGTTGCGGGGCCTTACATGGTCATGCCGGCGAACAGACGGGCGCCGTCACGCTCGCCAAGCAGAATATTGCCGCTTTCGAGGCCGAGGACGTCGACTACATCATCACGAACGCAGGCGGTTGCGGGGCGTTCCTCATCGGTTATGACCATCTGTTGAAGCACGACCCGGAATGGGCCGAACGCGCGGAACGGTTCACGGCCAAGATCAAAGACTTCGCCTCGATTTTGATTGAGGTCGGCTTCCTCGACCGCGTACCGCTCTCCCTACCGGAGCAGCTCATTACGTACCAAGACTCGTGCCACCTCCGCAATGTGCAAAAAGGGGCACTCGCCCCACGGGTGTTGCTTCAGGCAATCGAAGGCGCCGTCTATATCGAACAGAAGCATGCCGACCACTGCTGTGGCTCGGCCGGCGTCTACAATCTATTGCAACCGGTGATTGCGAACGACATCCTCGAGATGAAGATGGGTCACGTGAACGTCACGGCGGCACAAACGATTGTGACATCGAACCCGGGCTGTCACATGCAGATGCAACTCGGCATTCAAGAACATGGGACCGACTCGATGCGTGCCGTCCATCTAGCCGATTTGCTCGTCGAGGCGATGGATCATCATGCGATTTAA
- a CDS encoding endo alpha-1,4 polygalactosaminidase, translated as MNPLDGVKNYQVYYGHPTAAILKDMQNYDLVIIEPLHYTKAQVEQIKARGTKVLGYISVMEVATWNTGLMSKLQSGDFFTRNGQRVHYSEWDSYLTNIASPHFQGLLLTEIQNQVVAKGIDGVFMDTVGDIDNEHLNNPTVLKQQRDGLVNFLKQARARYGDIAMVQNWGFDTLETSTAPYVDGIMWESFNADTIKSDAWSQNMIKKLQAVDAKHSVKTLTISTRLSADSHKLAKDSGFIHFHEADAYVNWNAGLVTRTQDTAPAPVAVAPTTKPAETTTTKPAETTTTKPAETTTTKPAETTTTKPAETTTTKPAETTTTKPAETTTTKPAETTTTKPAETTTTKPAETTTTKPATTTATKPAATTTTKPVTETATKPVTKPVSAPKADASTDKPTESKQKEKADWKQEKKDKKEKKKAKKHAKKYAKKHAGKHSSSNDHHAAKGNMCGKVKHKTAGFLNFFKF; from the coding sequence ATGAACCCACTCGACGGCGTGAAGAACTATCAAGTGTATTATGGTCATCCAACGGCAGCGATTTTGAAAGATATGCAAAACTATGACCTCGTCATCATTGAGCCACTCCATTACACGAAAGCGCAAGTGGAGCAAATCAAAGCACGCGGGACAAAAGTACTCGGATATATTAGCGTTATGGAAGTCGCGACATGGAACACAGGTCTCATGTCAAAACTTCAGTCAGGTGACTTCTTTACGCGTAACGGACAACGTGTCCATTACTCGGAATGGGATTCGTACTTGACGAACATCGCCTCACCGCACTTCCAAGGGTTGCTCCTCACGGAAATCCAGAACCAAGTCGTCGCCAAAGGCATCGATGGCGTGTTCATGGATACGGTCGGTGATATCGATAACGAACATTTGAACAATCCGACCGTGCTCAAGCAGCAACGGGACGGACTCGTCAACTTCTTGAAACAAGCTCGGGCGCGCTATGGTGATATCGCCATGGTTCAAAACTGGGGCTTCGACACGTTAGAAACGTCAACGGCACCTTACGTTGACGGCATCATGTGGGAGAGTTTCAACGCCGACACGATCAAGAGCGACGCTTGGTCACAAAACATGATTAAGAAATTACAAGCAGTCGACGCGAAGCATTCGGTCAAGACGCTCACGATTTCGACACGTCTTAGCGCGGACAGCCACAAGCTCGCCAAAGATTCTGGGTTCATCCATTTCCACGAAGCGGATGCTTACGTGAACTGGAACGCAGGTCTCGTGACGCGTACACAGGATACGGCGCCGGCACCGGTCGCAGTAGCACCGACGACGAAGCCAGCTGAAACGACAACGACGAAGCCAGCTGAAACGACAACGACGAAGCCAGCTGAAACGACAACGACGAAGCCAGCTGAAACGACAACGACGAAGCCAGCTGAAACGACAACGACGAAGCCAGCTGAAACGACAACGACGAAGCCAGCTGAAACGACAACGACGAAGCCAGCTGAAACGACAACGACGAAGCCAGCTGAAACGACAACGACGAAGCCAGCTGAAACGACAACGACGAAGCCAGCTACAACGACTGCAACGAAACCAGCTGCAACGACAACGACGAAGCCTGTAACAGAAACGGCGACAAAGCCTGTCACAAAGCCAGTCTCAGCTCCGAAAGCAGATGCCTCGACGGACAAACCGACCGAGTCGAAACAAAAAGAAAAAGCTGACTGGAAGCAAGAGAAGAAAGACAAAAAAGAGAAGAAGAAGGCGAAAAAGCATGCCAAAAAATATGCTAAAAAGCATGCCGGCAAGCACAGCTCGTCTAACGACCATCACGCCGCCAAAGGAAACATGTGCGGAAAAGTGAAACACAAGACGGCCGGTTTCTTAAATTTCTTCAAATTCTAA
- a CDS encoding response regulator transcription factor: MPTILVVEDDAKIARLLELELMHAGYQVEVAHDGRAGLDRALTGGIDLMLLDVMLPQMSGLEVVRRVKEEQPLLPVLMVTARGDRYDKVSGLDLGADDYITKPFEMEELLARIRAFLRMRQHVQVDTSERVLSYEGLTVDVNRHEVICEGQKVDLTRREFDLLVYLLEHSERVLTRDQLVEHVWGFDYYGDTNVVDVYVRYVRKKLGGSWIQTVRGVGYMLKRGE, translated from the coding sequence ATGCCTACGATTCTCGTCGTTGAAGACGATGCTAAAATTGCCAGATTACTCGAACTTGAACTTATGCATGCCGGTTATCAAGTCGAGGTCGCTCACGACGGGCGGGCCGGGCTCGACCGGGCACTGACTGGAGGGATTGACCTCATGTTGCTCGATGTCATGCTGCCGCAGATGAGCGGTCTCGAAGTCGTGCGCCGCGTCAAAGAAGAGCAGCCGCTTCTCCCGGTATTGATGGTGACGGCACGTGGGGACCGTTACGATAAAGTGAGCGGGCTCGACCTCGGGGCCGATGATTACATCACGAAACCGTTCGAGATGGAAGAGTTGCTCGCACGGATCCGGGCGTTCTTACGGATGCGGCAACACGTCCAAGTCGATACGAGTGAACGGGTCTTATCTTATGAAGGGCTGACCGTCGACGTCAATCGTCACGAAGTAATCTGCGAGGGGCAAAAAGTCGACCTGACCCGGAGAGAGTTCGATTTGCTCGTCTATCTGCTCGAACATTCGGAACGCGTGCTCACGCGCGACCAACTCGTCGAACACGTCTGGGGCTTTGACTATTACGGGGACACGAACGTCGTCGATGTGTACGTCCGCTATGTCCGCAAGAAACTCGGGGGCTCTTGGATTCAGACGGTCCGAGGCGTCGGCTATATGCTGAAGCGTGGTGAATAA